The Candidatus Deferrimicrobiaceae bacterium genome has a segment encoding these proteins:
- a CDS encoding AAA family ATPase, with the protein MTTLIAVAGKGGVGKTTFAALLVRALVGAKARPVLAVDADPNANLHLLLGFPLPQPLGTLREDLLAGESGNRSKGEMLEAMVQRRVAEGDDVDLVTMGRGEGPGCYCYVNSLLRQSLSRLAGNYRAVVVDNEAGMEHLSRRNLRTIDHLILVADPSPRGMGAARAIGDLAVQLGLPVGKTWLMRNHPFGGREDAGTPRGEIPLLAEMPFDPSLPAWEEAGNSFLGIPSTSPAVAAVESAVRTMLRGELE; encoded by the coding sequence GTGACCACGCTGATCGCCGTCGCGGGGAAAGGAGGGGTCGGGAAGACCACGTTCGCGGCGCTTCTCGTGCGCGCCCTCGTGGGGGCGAAAGCCCGCCCGGTCCTTGCGGTCGACGCGGACCCCAACGCGAACCTTCACCTCCTGCTCGGCTTCCCCCTCCCGCAGCCGCTGGGCACGCTCCGGGAAGATCTCCTGGCCGGGGAGAGCGGAAACCGATCCAAGGGGGAGATGCTCGAGGCGATGGTCCAGCGACGGGTCGCCGAGGGCGACGACGTCGACCTCGTCACGATGGGGCGGGGCGAGGGGCCCGGCTGCTATTGCTACGTCAACAGCCTGCTCCGTCAGTCCCTCTCCCGCCTCGCGGGGAACTACCGCGCGGTCGTCGTGGACAACGAAGCGGGAATGGAGCACCTGTCCCGGAGAAACCTGCGCACGATCGACCACCTGATCCTCGTCGCGGACCCGTCCCCGCGAGGGATGGGGGCGGCTCGCGCGATCGGGGACCTGGCCGTCCAGCTGGGGCTCCCCGTGGGAAAAACATGGCTCATGCGCAACCACCCGTTCGGGGGGCGGGAAGACGCAGGAACGCCGCGGGGAGAGATCCCCCTCCTGGCCGAGATGCCGTTCGACCCTTCGCTGCCGGCATGGGAGGAGGCGGGGAACTCCTTCCTCGGGATCCCTAGCACCTCCCCCGCGGTCGCAGCCGTCGAATCCGCCGTGAGGACGATGCTCCGGGGGGAGTTGGAGTGA
- a CDS encoding DUF166 family protein, translated as MRILVSVQGKYGERIASNLRENGPAGWEVEVLPLPARLPAVIDDPSEFLPSPMPRADLLVSLHESPGAADLIPDIAQGCGARAVLAAVDDQTACPPGLVNQIRKRLDRMGVAVSFPRPLCSFEGGPHELLEAFAERFGHPILSIRRDGDRVLSVEVLRDAPCGSARFVASVLPGARVQEAGDTGALRHHHHPCLASMEIVPDLNDTLMHLSGYIVRAAIRAGLKEKEQPPCATGIPETDPPRRHR; from the coding sequence GTGAGGATTCTCGTGTCCGTACAGGGGAAGTACGGGGAGCGGATCGCCTCCAACCTCCGGGAGAACGGGCCCGCCGGATGGGAGGTGGAGGTTCTCCCTCTGCCGGCGCGCCTCCCGGCGGTGATCGACGACCCTTCCGAATTTCTCCCCTCCCCGATGCCGCGGGCGGACCTGCTCGTCTCGCTCCACGAATCCCCCGGGGCGGCGGATCTCATCCCGGACATCGCGCAGGGGTGCGGGGCCAGGGCGGTGCTGGCGGCCGTGGACGACCAGACGGCGTGCCCACCGGGGCTGGTGAACCAGATCCGGAAGCGGCTTGACCGGATGGGGGTCGCGGTTTCGTTCCCTCGTCCCCTCTGCAGTTTCGAAGGAGGCCCCCACGAGCTGCTCGAGGCATTCGCCGAGCGGTTCGGTCACCCGATCCTGTCGATCAGGCGCGACGGCGACCGGGTGCTTTCCGTGGAGGTGCTGCGGGACGCCCCGTGCGGTTCTGCCCGGTTCGTCGCGTCGGTCCTTCCCGGCGCCCGGGTCCAGGAGGCGGGGGACACGGGTGCGTTGCGGCACCACCATCACCCGTGTCTCGCCTCGATGGAGATCGTACCCGACCTGAACGACACCCTCATGCACTTGTCCGGGTACATCGTCCGAGCGGCGATCCGGGCCGGGCTGAAGGAAAAGGAGCAACCCCCTTGCGCGACGGGGATTCCGGAAACGGATCCGCCCCGCCGGCATCGATAG